The Elaeis guineensis isolate ETL-2024a chromosome 13, EG11, whole genome shotgun sequence genome includes a region encoding these proteins:
- the LOC105056589 gene encoding glutathione S-transferase U10: protein MGVRSALVARESSWRSLSGGGKKLIKMAEAKEVKLHGFWASPYCFVVHHALKLKGVAFESVEEDLENKSESLLKLNPIHNKVPVLVVDGKPLAESLVIFEFIEEMWKEPPLLPEDPYKKAKVRFWADFFYKKLLPTVYVMGECEDEAQQKAAKEFKEHMSTLESGIQKDLPSDGPFINGDKPGLLDLIVGSWSGVFRVDAELVGMAELVEKEKVPLLHSCIASFSDHEVTKDLVVPHEKLLNHVRALREKALASAPK, encoded by the exons ATGGGCGTTAGAAGCGCTTTAGTTGCAAGAGAGAGTTCTTGGAGATCATTGAGTGGAGGAGGCAAGAAATTAATTAAGATGGCAGAAGCGAAGGAAGTGAAGTTGCATGGGTTTTGGGCCAGCCCTTACTGTTTCGTGGTCCACCATGCTCTTAAGCTCAAGGGCGTGGCCTTTGAGTCCGTGGAGGAAGACCTCGAGAACAAGAGCGAGTCGCTCCTTAAGCTTAATCCGATCCACAACAAGGTGCCAGTCCTTGTGGTGGATGGCAAGCCATTAGCTGAGTCACTTGTCATCTTCGAGTTCATTGAGGAGATGTGGAAGGAACCACCACTCCTTCCGGAGGATCCCTACAAGAAGGCTAAGGTGCGGTTTTGGGCTGATTTCTTCTACAAGAAG TTGCTGCCCACTGTCTACGTTATGGGGGAGTGTGAAGACGAGGCACAGCAGAAGGCAGCCAAGGAATTCAAAGAACACATGAGTACTCTAGAGAGTGGCATCCAAAAGGACTTACCAAGTGATGGTCCATTCATCAATGGAGACAAGCCtggcctcctcgatctgatcgtggGTTCGTGGTCTGGAGTATTTAGGGTTGACGCAGAACTCGTTGGAATGGCGGAACTAGTGGAGAAGGAGAAGGTGCCACTCCTGCACTCCTGCATTGCTTCTTTCTCAGACCATGAGGTGACCAAGGACCTCGTTGTTCCCCATGAGAAGCTGCTCAACCACGTTCGCGCCTTGAGGGAGAAGGCTCTGGCATCTGCTCCAAAGTAA
- the LOC105056742 gene encoding glutathione S-transferase U10-like, whose translation MERVKKVKLYGSETSLFCVMVHHALKLKGVPYEYVEEDLQNKSESLLKLNPVHKMVPVLAVDGKPIAESLVILEFIEDTWKEPPLLPLHPYMRAKARFWAYFFYNKVQDD comes from the coding sequence ATGGAACGGGTGAAGAAAGTGAAGCTATATGGGTCTGAGACAAGCCTGTTTTGTGTCATGGTCCATCATGCCCTTAAGCTCAAGGGTGTGCCCTACGAGTATGTGGAGGAAGACCTTCAGAACAAGAGTGAGTCACTCCTCAAGCTTAATCCGGTCCACAAGATGGTGCCAGTTTTGGCGGTGGATGGCAAGCCCATAGCCGAGTCACTCGTTATCTTGGAGTTTATTGAGGACACATGGAAGgaacctcctctcctccctctgcaTCCCTACATGAGAGCTAAGGCCCGTTTTTGGGCTTATTTCTTCTACAACAAGGTACAAGATGATTAA